The DNA segment AGGTGGAGAGCATGAGGAGGAAGGGAAAGAGGGTGCTGAGCGCCACCAGGCCCAGCACCAGGTAGAGCCCGGCCCGCCCGGCCACCTGCCGGCCCGGCGGCCGCCTGCGTCCCACCCCGCCCCGGCCTCCCCTCATCCGTGGATCCCCTCCCTCTGAACGAGCCGGTACTGGACCAGCGAAAAGACCAGGATGATGAAGAAGAGCACGTAGGCCACCGCCGAGGCGTACCCCATGTCGAACTTCTGGAAGCCCATGGTGTAGAGGTGGTACACAACGGTCGTGGTCCGCCCCAGCGGGCGCCCCTGGGTCATGACGAAGATCTCCGAGAAGATCTGGAAGGACCGGATGGTGTTGATCACCAGCACGAAGACCAGGGTGGGCCGCAGGAGCGGCAGGGTGATGCGGAAGAACCGCCGGGCAGGCGTGGCGCCGTCCACCGCCGCGGACTCGTAGAGCTCCTCGGGGATGCTCTGGAGCCCCGCCAGGAAGAGGATGGTGTAGTACCCGAAGCTGGCCCAGACGTCCATGAGCATGATCGCGGGCAGCGCCCAGCGGGTGCTGAGGAGCCAGTTGGTCCGCTCCACGCCCACCAGGGCCAGGAGCCCGTTGAGCGGCCCGTAGGGTGCGTACAGGTAGACGAAGATGGTGGAGATGACGATCACCGACGTGACCGAGGGCAGGAAGTAGGAGGCCCGGAAGAAGTCCCGCAGCCGCAGCCGCTGGTTGAGGAAGACGGCCAGGGTCACGGCGATACTGGTGGTGAACGGGATCGTGCCCACCACGAAGAAGAGCGTGTTCTTCAGGGCCAGGGCGAAGCGCCGGTCGCCCAGGAGGCGGGCGTAGTTCTCAAGCCCCACCCACTGGGGCGGCAAACCGCTCAGCGGGTTGTACTGGGTGAAGCTCAGGTATAGGGAGTAGAGGATCGGGTAGAGGCTGAAGACCAGGAAGCTGAGCACCCAGGGCGAGAG comes from the Limnochorda pilosa genome and includes:
- a CDS encoding carbohydrate ABC transporter permease yields the protein MAGNRGAVPTGTEGVSRVLGARPAAAGSLRWLRARDAGSTGVLLSPWVLSFLVFSLYPILYSLYLSFTQYNPLSGLPPQWVGLENYARLLGDRRFALALKNTLFFVVGTIPFTTSIAVTLAVFLNQRLRLRDFFRASYFLPSVTSVIVISTIFVYLYAPYGPLNGLLALVGVERTNWLLSTRWALPAIMLMDVWASFGYYTILFLAGLQSIPEELYESAAVDGATPARRFFRITLPLLRPTLVFVLVINTIRSFQIFSEIFVMTQGRPLGRTTTVVYHLYTMGFQKFDMGYASAVAYVLFFIILVFSLVQYRLVQREGIHG